A stretch of Salvelinus alpinus chromosome 4, SLU_Salpinus.1, whole genome shotgun sequence DNA encodes these proteins:
- the LOC139572307 gene encoding sugar transporter SWEET1-like produces MEFLQFLSWACIVFTVGMFSTGLTDLKKMRASKSADNVQFLPFLTTCLNNLGWLYYGILKTDGTLVLVNTIGACLQSLYILSYCHYTNDKRRVTSQTLLAGGVVCGGWLYFSVLLPQGESQLAQLGLTCSLFTISMYLSPLADLMEIVRTGSVERLSFSLTVATFLTSTSWTLYGLQLQDYYIMVPNTPGIVTSLIRFFLFWRFASVNQGVQSYKLIEI; encoded by the exons ATGGAGTTTTTGCAGTTTCTATCATGGGCGTGCATCGTATTTACAGTCGGGATGTTCTCGACTGGACT GACGGACCTGAAGAAGATGAGAGCTTCCAAAAGTGCAGATAACGTCCAGTTCCTCCCCTTCCTCACCACATGCCTCAA TAACCTGGGCTGGCTGTATTATGGGATACTGAAGACGGATGGGACTCTGGTCCTGGTTAACACCATAGGAGCCTGTCTACAGTCCCTCTACATCCTCTCCTACTGCCACTACACTAATGACAAG AGGCGAGTGACCTCTCAGACGTTACTAGCAGGAGGAGTGGTCTGTGGAGGCTGGCTGTACTTCAGTGTTCTCCTGCCTCAGGGAGAGTCTCAGCTGGCCCAGCTAGGTCTCACCTGCAGCCTGTTCACTATCAGCATGTACCTGAGTCCACTCGCTGACCTG ATGGAGATAGTGCGTACTGGTAGTGTGGAGCGTTTGTCCTTCTCTTTGACTGTAGCTACCTTCCTCACCTCAACATCCTGGACGCTCTATGGACTACAGCTGCAAGACTACTAtatcatg GTTCCAAACACGCCAGGCATTGTGACCAGTCTCATCCGGTTTTTCCTGTTCTGGAGATTTGCATCTGTCAATCAAGGCGTGCAATCCTATAAGCTCATCGAAATCTAA